A genomic stretch from Leishmania infantum JPCM5 genome chromosome 23 includes:
- a CDS encoding putative argininosuccinate synthase, protein MPATATEVVCGKKPRVVLAYSGGLDTSVIIPWLKENYDYEVIACCANVGQGAGEIDGLEEKAKKSGASKLYLLDLREEYVTDYIFPTLKAGATYEGKYMLGTSHARPLIAKHLVEVAHKEGAVAICHGATGKGNDQVRFELAVMALDPSLKCVAPWREWNIKSREDAIDYAEAHGVPVPCTKSDLYSRDRNLWHISHEGMDLEDPANEPAYARLLRLCNTVEKAPDEAEYVTVQFEKGIPVAVNGRKMSSVELVEELNALGGKHAIGIEDIVEDRLVGMKSRGVYETPAGTILYKALDMLESLCLDRDTQSFKRQSAVRFSELVYDGKWFTPLRESMSAMFDQMAETVTGEATLKLYKGNLVPAGAQSPYSLYNKNIASFGDSQHLYNHHDAEGFIRLFGLPLRVRSMMKAKEMPSSL, encoded by the coding sequence ATGCCTGCAACGGCGACGGAGGTTGTGTGCGGCAAAAAGCCGAGGGTGGTGCTTGCGTACAGCGGCGGCCTGGACACGTCTGTGATCATCCCGTGGCTGAAGGAGAACTACGACTATGAGGTGATTGCGTGCTGTGCGAACGTTGGGCAGGGTGCCGGTGAGATAGACGGGCTGGAggaaaaggcgaagaagtCCGGTGCGTCGAAGCTATACCTGCTGGACCTGCGTGAGGAGTACGTGACGGACTACATCTTCCCAACGTTGAAAGCTGGCGCGACGTACGAGGGGAAGTATATGCTGGGGACGTCGCACGCGCGACCCCTGATCGCGAAGCACCTTGTTGAAGTTGCGCACAAGGAGGGCGCTGTCGCGATCTGCCACGGCGCCACGGGGAAGGGCAACGACCAAGTGCGGTTCGAGCTGGCGGTCATGGCGCTGGACCCAAGCCTGAAGTGCGTGGCGCCGTGGCGCGAATGGAACATCAAGTCGCGCGAGGACGCGATCGACTACGCGGAGGCCCATGGCGTCCCTGTACCGTGCACGAAGTCTGACCTGTACTCGCGCGACCGCAACCTGTGGCACATCAGCCACGAGGGCATGGACCTGGAGGACCCAGCAAACGAGCCGGCGTACGCGAGGCTTCTGAGGCTGTGCAACacggtggagaaggcgccgGACGAGGCGGAGTACGTGACGGTCCAGTTCGAGAAGGGCATCCCCGTCGCCGTGAACGGCAGAAAAATGTCGAGTGTGGAGCTTGTTGAGGAGCTGAACGCGCTTGGCGGCAAGCATGCGATCGGGATCGAGGACATCGTGGAGGACCGCCTGGTAGGGATGAAGTCGCGCGGCGTGTATGAGACACCCGCGGGGACGATCCTGTACAAGGCGCTGGACATGCTGGAGTCGCTGTGCCTTGACCGTGACACGCAGTCCTTCAAGCGCCAGTCGGCAGTGCGCTTCTCCGAGCTTGTTTACGACGGCAAGTGGTTtacgccgctgcgcgagtcGATGTCCGCCATGTTCGACCAGATGGCGGAGACAGTGACAGGCGAGGCGACACTGAAGCTGTACAAAGGTAACCTAGTGCCTGCTGGTGCACAGTCGCCGTACTCGCTGTACAACAAGAACATCGCGTCGTTCGGCGACAGCCAACACCTATACAATCACCACGACGCGGAGGGCTTCATCCGGCTGTTCGGGCTGCCGCTCCGTGTGCGCTCGATGatgaaggcgaaggagatgCCGAGCAGCTTGTGA
- the PTR1 gene encoding pteridine reductase 1 has translation MAAPTVPVALVTGAAKRLGSGIAEGLHAEGYAVCLHYHRSAAEANTLAATLNARRPNSAITVQADLSNVAKAPAGGADGAAPVTLFKRCADLVAACYTHWGRCDVLVNNASSFYPTPLLRKDEDGHVPCVGDREAMEAAAADLFGSNAMAPYFLIKAFAHRVADTPAEQRGTNYSIVNMVDAMTSQPLLGYTIYTMAKGALEGLTRSAALELAPLQIRVNGVGPGLSVLADDMPPAVREDYRSKVPLYQRDSSAAEVSDVVIFLCSSKAKYVTGTCVKVDGGYSLTRA, from the coding sequence ATGGCTGCTCCGACCGTGCCAGTGGCGTTGGTAACAGGCGCCGCGAAGCGTCTTGGTAGCGGCATCGCTGAGGGACTCCACGCGGAGGGGTACGCTGTCTGTTTGCACTATCATCGCTCTGCTGCAGAAGCAAACACACTGGCCGCGACGCTGAACGCAAGGCGACCGAACAGCGCCATCACGGTGCAGGCGGACCTGAGCAACGTTGCCAAAGCCccggccggcggcgctgatggcgctgcaCCTGTTACCCTCTTCAAGCGCTGTGCTGACTTGGTGGCTGCGTGCTACACCCACTGGGGACGCTGCGACGTGCTCGTGAACAACGCCTCTTCCTTCTAccccacgccgctgctgaggaaAGACGAGGATGGCCACGTGCCCTGTGTCGGAGATAgggaggcgatggaggcggccgccgctgaccTCTTCGGCTCCAACGCGATGGCGCCCTACTTCTTGATTAAGGCGTTCGCACACCGCGTCGCGGACACCCcagccgagcagcgcggcaccaACTACTCCATCGTCAACATGGTGGACGCCATGACAAGCCAGCCTCTTCTCGGGTACACCATATATACCATGGCCAAAGGGGCGTTGGAGGGGCTGACACGGTCTGCCGCGCTGGAgcttgcgccgctgcagattCGAGTGAACGGCGTCGGCCCGGGCTTGTCGGTGCTCGCCGATGACATGCCCCCTGCTGTGCGGGAGGACTACCGCAGCAAGGTGCCTCTGTACCAGCGTGATTCCTCCGCCGCAGAGGTGAGCGACGTTGTTATCTTTCTGTGCTCCTCCAAGGCCAAGTACGTCACCGGCACCTGTGTCAAAGTGGATGGCGGCTACAGCCTTACCCGGGCCTGA